Proteins encoded within one genomic window of Ammonifex degensii KC4:
- the def gene encoding peptide deformylase, translated as MAVRKIVTLGDSGDKVLREKAQPVDKITPQIQKLIRDMTETMYRAQGVGLAAPQVGVSLRVIVVDTGSNLYQLINPEIVAREGEEKGREGCLSIPGVWGEVVRAASVLVRALTPEGREVSIEADGLLARALQHEIDHLDGILFIDRAEKVYEGQ; from the coding sequence TTGGCCGTAAGGAAAATCGTCACCTTGGGGGACTCAGGAGACAAAGTACTCCGGGAGAAGGCCCAGCCGGTGGACAAGATCACCCCTCAGATCCAGAAACTGATCCGCGATATGACCGAGACTATGTACCGGGCTCAAGGGGTGGGGCTTGCTGCCCCGCAGGTAGGGGTCTCTTTACGCGTTATAGTGGTGGACACCGGTTCCAATCTCTATCAACTCATAAACCCGGAGATAGTAGCGAGGGAAGGGGAAGAGAAGGGGCGGGAAGGGTGTCTTAGCATTCCCGGCGTCTGGGGGGAAGTGGTGCGGGCGGCTTCAGTGCTGGTCCGGGCCTTGACTCCCGAGGGTAGAGAAGTAAGCATTGAAGCTGATGGGCTTCTGGCCCGGGCCCTTCAGCACGAGATAGACCATTTGGACGGCATTCTTTTTATTGACCGGGCCGAAAAAGTTTACGAGGGGCAATGA
- the fmt gene encoding methionyl-tRNA formyltransferase yields MRLVFMGTPDFAIPSLEALIRAGHKLVLVVTQPDRPKGRGGKLTPPPVKEWALRHGFPCLQPTRLKDPAFLATLREAKPEAIVVVAYGKILPPEVLNLSPRGCINLHASLLPKYRGAAPIQHALIAGERETGVTTMLMDEGMDTGDILLQESLVVGEEENFGSLHDRLAQLGAELLCRTLSLWEEGKIKPQPQDHSQATYAPPLRSEDEIIRWEEPAEKIKNLVRALDPVPGARTFWQGKVLKIWRARALTGPFGGVPGEVLALDPEGIVVRAGRGALLVLELQLAGGKRLKASEFLRGHPNLQPGTVLGS; encoded by the coding sequence TTGCGACTGGTCTTCATGGGCACACCTGATTTCGCCATACCTTCTCTGGAGGCGCTGATCAGAGCGGGGCACAAACTCGTATTGGTGGTGACGCAGCCGGACAGGCCCAAGGGGCGCGGAGGAAAGCTTACTCCCCCACCGGTTAAGGAGTGGGCTTTACGCCACGGGTTTCCCTGCCTGCAGCCCACGCGCCTCAAGGATCCTGCTTTTTTGGCCACCCTGCGGGAGGCGAAACCAGAGGCAATAGTGGTGGTGGCTTACGGTAAGATCCTGCCCCCAGAGGTACTGAATTTGTCTCCGCGGGGCTGTATAAACCTTCATGCTTCTCTCCTGCCTAAGTACCGGGGAGCTGCTCCCATCCAGCACGCCCTTATCGCCGGGGAGAGGGAGACGGGGGTCACCACCATGCTCATGGATGAGGGGATGGATACGGGGGATATCCTCCTACAAGAATCCTTGGTCGTGGGGGAAGAAGAAAACTTCGGCTCCTTGCACGACCGTCTAGCCCAACTGGGAGCAGAGCTCTTGTGCCGCACCTTGAGCCTCTGGGAAGAGGGAAAGATAAAGCCCCAGCCGCAAGATCACTCCCAGGCCACCTACGCTCCTCCTCTGCGGAGCGAGGACGAAATTATCCGCTGGGAGGAGCCGGCGGAGAAGATAAAAAATCTGGTGAGGGCTCTCGACCCTGTTCCCGGGGCGCGCACTTTCTGGCAGGGCAAGGTGCTCAAGATATGGAGGGCTAGGGCTTTGACCGGTCCTTTCGGCGGAGTACCGGGGGAAGTCCTGGCCTTAGACCCGGAAGGTATAGTGGTGCGCGCGGGAAGGGGGGCACTTTTGGTGCTGGAGCTCCAGCTGGCCGGGGGAAAAAGACTTAAAGCTTCGGAGTTCCTGCGAGGTCATCCTAACCTGCAACCGGGAACCGTTTTGGGGAGCTGA
- the rsmB gene encoding 16S rRNA (cytosine(967)-C(5))-methyltransferase RsmB, with the protein MPSARELALKVLYAVDVEGAYGNLALTSVMGKYRPQGPERSLLTELCYGTLRRLNTIDWVLAKFIKRPLCEQNPWIRNILRLAVYQILYLDRIPPAAATNEAVELAKKYAPPSMAGFVNAVLRRVVREKDNLTFPDIRTNPVDHLALKYSHPTWLVEMWLKEFGLEETIRICEANNQPAAATLRTNLLRTTREELMERLRREADLRVSPTLYAPEGIRVQGFFDLQHLPSYQEGLFYIQDESSMLAAHALAPASGSFVLDVCGAPGGKATHLAELMRDSGRILVVDIYAHRLALVVANSRRLGLKSVETLQADARSLDQQFAGQADYVLADVPCSGLGVLRRKPDIRWRKEPEIFPGLVTLQQEILESAAACVRPGGVLLYCTCTLGEAENLGQIKRFLSRHPDFLLEDLRPFLPEALDREGTLRHGYIQIMPYQGMDGFFIARLRRKKLAS; encoded by the coding sequence ATGCCTTCGGCCCGCGAACTAGCCTTAAAAGTGCTTTACGCCGTAGACGTGGAAGGGGCTTACGGCAATTTGGCCCTTACCTCGGTCATGGGTAAATACCGCCCTCAGGGGCCGGAGCGTTCTTTACTTACCGAGCTCTGCTACGGAACTCTGAGGCGGCTCAACACCATAGACTGGGTGCTGGCCAAGTTCATCAAGCGCCCTTTGTGTGAACAAAACCCTTGGATACGCAACATTTTGCGCCTGGCGGTCTACCAAATACTTTACCTTGACCGCATCCCCCCGGCGGCGGCCACCAACGAGGCAGTGGAGTTGGCCAAAAAATACGCCCCTCCTTCCATGGCCGGTTTCGTCAACGCCGTCCTGCGCCGGGTGGTCCGAGAAAAGGATAACCTCACCTTCCCGGACATCCGCACGAATCCGGTGGACCACTTGGCGCTTAAGTATTCCCACCCCACTTGGCTGGTGGAGATGTGGCTTAAAGAATTTGGACTGGAGGAGACCATCCGCATTTGCGAGGCCAACAACCAACCGGCGGCCGCCACCTTGCGCACCAACCTTCTACGCACTACCCGGGAAGAACTAATGGAGCGGCTGCGCCGGGAAGCCGACCTCAGGGTAAGTCCTACCCTCTACGCTCCGGAAGGGATAAGGGTGCAAGGTTTTTTCGACCTGCAGCATCTTCCCTCCTATCAAGAGGGGCTCTTTTACATACAGGACGAGAGCTCCATGCTGGCGGCGCACGCCTTAGCCCCTGCTTCCGGTTCCTTTGTTCTCGACGTTTGCGGCGCTCCCGGAGGGAAGGCTACCCACCTGGCGGAGCTCATGCGGGATAGCGGCCGTATCCTGGTGGTGGACATTTACGCCCATCGCCTGGCCCTGGTGGTAGCGAACTCGCGGCGGCTGGGGCTTAAAAGCGTGGAGACCTTGCAGGCCGATGCCCGCAGTCTTGACCAGCAATTCGCCGGACAGGCGGATTACGTCCTGGCCGACGTGCCCTGCTCCGGCCTGGGGGTTTTGCGGCGCAAGCCCGACATCCGGTGGCGCAAAGAACCGGAAATCTTCCCGGGCCTTGTGACTTTGCAGCAGGAGATTTTGGAAAGTGCTGCTGCCTGCGTGCGCCCGGGGGGAGTGCTTCTTTATTGCACCTGCACCTTAGGGGAGGCGGAGAACCTGGGACAGATAAAGCGCTTCCTCTCCCGACACCCCGATTTTCTCCTGGAGGACCTGCGCCCCTTCCTCCCGGAGGCTTTGGACCGGGAAGGTACCCTCAGGCACGGCTACATCCAGATCATGCCCTACCAAGGCATGGACGGCTTCTTCATTGCCCGCTTGCGCCGCAAGAAATTAGCCTCCTAG
- a CDS encoding D-alanyl-D-alanine carboxypeptidase family protein, translating into MRRKALFLTTLLAFSLLVANSRACASPFLSTTAKSAVLMEAHHGQILGEKELHRKQPIASMVKLMTLLLAVEAVEQGKVRLADKVTASEHAASMGGSQIFLAPEEVMSFRDLLIAVATASANDASVAVAEHVAGSEEAFVAAMNAKARALGMENTHYVNATGLPAEGQYSTAYDQALLLREALKHPLFLELAQIKEYSLRGGKFKLYNTNKLLWWYRGTIAGKTGWTEEAGYCLASAAKRQGLTLITVVLGCPEPRSHFRESIKIYNWGFARYQAVPLLPEGARVATLPVEKGMEDRVDILTSREVVLVVPRGEDKGITQQAELPRSLKAPLQQGEKVGYWIVKQGGQEKLRVSLVTACEVAETDFYTTLRKVFRRITKGP; encoded by the coding sequence GTGCGGCGAAAAGCCCTTTTCCTTACTACTCTACTGGCTTTTTCTTTGCTCGTGGCAAATTCCCGGGCCTGCGCTTCGCCTTTCCTTTCTACTACGGCCAAGAGCGCGGTGCTGATGGAAGCTCATCACGGCCAGATACTGGGGGAAAAAGAACTTCACCGGAAGCAACCCATAGCCAGCATGGTAAAGCTCATGACCCTGCTCCTGGCGGTGGAGGCGGTGGAACAGGGCAAGGTGCGCCTTGCCGATAAGGTCACCGCCAGCGAGCACGCAGCCAGCATGGGCGGTTCCCAGATTTTCTTGGCCCCGGAGGAGGTCATGAGCTTCCGAGATCTGCTTATTGCGGTGGCCACTGCTTCGGCCAACGATGCCAGTGTGGCCGTGGCCGAGCACGTAGCGGGGAGTGAAGAAGCTTTCGTGGCCGCCATGAACGCCAAAGCCCGGGCCCTGGGCATGGAGAACACCCACTACGTCAACGCTACCGGCTTACCAGCCGAAGGGCAATATTCTACCGCCTACGACCAGGCCCTGCTTCTTAGGGAGGCTTTGAAGCACCCCCTTTTCCTGGAATTGGCGCAGATTAAGGAGTACAGCCTGCGCGGTGGGAAGTTTAAGCTCTACAACACTAACAAGCTTCTCTGGTGGTACAGGGGAACGATAGCGGGAAAGACCGGCTGGACAGAGGAAGCGGGCTATTGCCTGGCCTCGGCAGCCAAGCGCCAGGGGTTGACCTTGATAACCGTGGTGCTGGGTTGCCCGGAGCCGCGCAGCCACTTCCGGGAGTCTATAAAGATCTATAACTGGGGGTTTGCCCGCTACCAGGCGGTTCCCCTGTTGCCGGAGGGGGCGCGGGTGGCTACCCTGCCGGTGGAAAAGGGGATGGAGGACCGGGTGGACATCTTAACCAGCCGGGAAGTAGTGCTGGTAGTGCCCCGGGGGGAGGACAAAGGGATAACCCAGCAGGCGGAGTTGCCCCGAAGCCTTAAAGCCCCGCTGCAGCAAGGCGAGAAGGTGGGCTACTGGATAGTGAAGCAGGGAGGCCAAGAGAAGCTGCGCGTATCCCTGGTAACGGCTTGCGAGGTGGCCGAGACAGATTTCTACACCACTTTACGCAAGGTATTTCGCCGCATCACCAAGGGACCCTGA
- a CDS encoding STAS domain-containing protein has translation MNSELPSRRGVAKSLVHFEYSGDMLLARLSGEIDLKVADALRRELEGALDRYPASFLVFDLSAVSFLDSTGLGVILGRYKRVAEAGGKVAFVGPLPQVKRVLELAGVLRFCPLFSSWEEARVSLRGEACG, from the coding sequence ATGAATAGCGAACTCCCTTCCAGAAGGGGGGTAGCGAAAAGCTTGGTTCACTTTGAGTATAGCGGAGATATGCTCTTGGCCCGGCTCTCCGGGGAGATAGACCTCAAGGTGGCCGATGCCCTGCGACGGGAACTGGAGGGTGCTCTGGACCGCTACCCGGCAAGCTTTCTGGTCTTCGACCTTTCGGCCGTTTCTTTCTTAGACAGTACGGGTTTAGGGGTAATCCTGGGCCGCTACAAGCGGGTAGCCGAGGCAGGGGGTAAAGTGGCCTTTGTCGGGCCCCTTCCTCAGGTAAAGCGGGTGCTGGAACTGGCGGGGGTCTTACGCTTTTGCCCGCTTTTTTCCTCCTGGGAGGAAGCGCGGGTTTCCCTGAGGGGGGAGGCCTGTGGATAA
- the spoIIAB gene encoding anti-sigma F factor — translation MDNCFRLEILSRPENVGLARVAVSAFAAQLDPTVEELEEVKGAVSEAVSNAIVHGYQGRPDGVVVVEAFLNGDTLEVHVEDRGKGIEDVARAMEPEYTTDPQRLGLGFNFMRFWMDEVEVESRPGEGTRVIMRKKFRSTSKG, via the coding sequence GTGGATAACTGCTTTCGCCTGGAAATCCTTAGCCGACCGGAAAACGTGGGACTGGCGCGGGTGGCCGTATCCGCCTTCGCTGCTCAACTAGATCCTACGGTAGAGGAACTGGAAGAGGTAAAGGGAGCCGTCTCCGAAGCGGTGAGCAACGCCATTGTACACGGCTACCAGGGAAGGCCGGACGGCGTAGTGGTCGTGGAGGCCTTTCTCAACGGGGACACGCTGGAAGTTCACGTGGAGGATCGGGGCAAGGGCATAGAAGATGTGGCCCGCGCCATGGAGCCGGAGTACACCACCGATCCCCAGCGCCTGGGTCTGGGCTTCAACTTCATGCGCTTCTGGATGGACGAGGTCGAGGTGGAGTCCCGGCCGGGGGAGGGAACGCGGGTCATTATGCGGAAGAAGTTCCGTTCAACTTCTAAGGGGTAG
- a CDS encoding SigB/SigF/SigG family RNA polymerase sigma factor → MPGKDLLDQKTTRALLLRAQEGDPQARELLVRANLGLVGKVVRRFAGQGREGEDLFQIGCIGLLKAIDRFDPQRGTCFSTYAVATILGEIRRFLRDDGMLKVSRSLKETSRRVIRTRASLKMALGREPSVAEIAESLGIAVEEVVMALEAGKAPAFLQEPLAGEGEEALCWEDCLSSEKEESWLETLSLRESLRRLPAREREIIWWRFFAGYTQEEVAKQLGISQAQVSRLERNALQKLREELEA, encoded by the coding sequence TTGCCCGGGAAGGACCTTCTGGACCAAAAGACCACCCGGGCTCTCCTCCTCCGGGCGCAAGAAGGTGATCCCCAGGCGCGGGAGCTCTTGGTAAGAGCCAATCTAGGACTGGTGGGCAAGGTGGTCAGGCGCTTTGCCGGGCAGGGGCGAGAGGGCGAGGACCTGTTTCAGATAGGCTGTATTGGTTTGCTGAAGGCCATCGACCGCTTTGATCCGCAGCGAGGAACCTGCTTTTCCACCTACGCCGTGGCCACCATCTTAGGGGAAATTCGCCGCTTCTTACGCGACGACGGGATGCTGAAAGTTTCCCGCTCGCTTAAAGAAACTTCGCGGCGGGTGATAAGAACACGAGCAAGTCTTAAGATGGCTTTAGGGAGAGAGCCTTCGGTAGCCGAAATAGCCGAGTCTCTAGGTATTGCGGTGGAAGAGGTGGTAATGGCGCTGGAGGCAGGGAAAGCACCTGCTTTTTTACAGGAGCCACTGGCGGGGGAAGGAGAGGAGGCCTTATGCTGGGAAGATTGCCTCTCTTCAGAAAAGGAGGAAAGTTGGCTGGAAACCCTCTCTTTAAGGGAGTCGCTCCGGCGCCTGCCTGCCAGGGAAAGGGAGATCATCTGGTGGCGCTTTTTTGCCGGTTACACCCAGGAGGAGGTAGCGAAGCAGCTGGGCATATCCCAAGCTCAAGTCTCACGTCTGGAAAGAAACGCTTTGCAGAAGTTGCGCGAAGAACTCGAAGCTTAG
- a CDS encoding divergent polysaccharide deacetylase family protein — protein sequence MLCRLFLLVSFFFFLFSFPYAAKAGSLEGKTIVLDPGHGGCDPGAVEPRLGIYEKHINLAVARRLQEMLRAAGARVLLTHNDPDKMEREGEVWCLPYISLRERVRLANDHRADVFISLHVNSFSDPRRTGQEIFFARGSEAGHRLAEAFRRELAKLGGNTSCHPSSFYVLEHTCMPAVVVEMGYLSSAAEAARLLDPGYQQRIAEALCAGLEAYFAQANSLPAGGKLHSPRARVAIVIDDFAGPSEKKGTREFLSLNKPLTFAVLPNYPLSAPTAREAVKAGFEVLVHLPMEPLKGDPSWLGPGAIYVHLNDEEIERRVERAIASVPGAVGMNNHMGSRATADPRVIRAVLRVAKRHNLFFLDSKTTNKSVIPQIAKELGVPYAEDGLFLDAVNDVGHIKEQLRKLAQLALKNGSAIAIGHVGVTGPNTVRAIKEMLPEFERLGIELVYVSTLLKHPASAGTKPEQKENHMTESER from the coding sequence TTGCTTTGTCGCCTGTTTTTGCTGGTAAGCTTTTTCTTTTTTCTGTTTTCTTTTCCTTATGCCGCTAAAGCCGGCAGTTTAGAGGGAAAAACCATCGTACTGGATCCCGGGCACGGGGGCTGCGATCCGGGAGCCGTGGAGCCCCGGCTGGGGATTTACGAGAAGCACATTAACTTGGCGGTAGCCCGCCGGCTGCAAGAGATGCTCCGCGCAGCCGGAGCCAGAGTGCTTCTCACCCACAACGATCCAGATAAGATGGAGAGGGAAGGGGAAGTTTGGTGTCTTCCCTACATAAGCCTGCGCGAGCGGGTCCGGCTGGCCAACGACCACCGGGCCGATGTTTTTATCAGCCTGCACGTTAACAGCTTCTCCGATCCCCGGCGGACAGGGCAGGAAATTTTCTTCGCCCGCGGTTCAGAGGCCGGGCACCGGCTGGCCGAAGCCTTTCGTCGGGAGCTGGCCAAGCTGGGAGGCAATACCTCCTGCCACCCCAGTTCCTTCTACGTCCTGGAGCACACCTGTATGCCCGCCGTGGTGGTGGAAATGGGGTACCTCAGCAGTGCAGCCGAAGCTGCCCGGTTGCTCGACCCTGGCTACCAACAAAGGATAGCCGAGGCCCTTTGCGCCGGGCTGGAGGCTTATTTCGCCCAAGCCAACTCACTTCCTGCTGGGGGGAAACTTCACTCGCCGAGGGCACGCGTGGCCATCGTTATCGATGATTTCGCCGGCCCGAGCGAAAAGAAGGGAACGCGGGAATTCCTCTCCTTAAACAAGCCCTTAACCTTTGCGGTACTACCCAACTATCCCCTTTCGGCTCCCACGGCGCGCGAGGCTGTAAAGGCCGGGTTCGAGGTCCTGGTCCACCTACCCATGGAGCCTTTGAAGGGCGATCCCTCCTGGCTTGGGCCGGGGGCCATATACGTCCACCTGAACGACGAAGAGATTGAACGGCGGGTGGAAAGGGCCATAGCTAGCGTGCCGGGAGCAGTCGGGATGAACAACCACATGGGTTCCCGGGCCACGGCCGACCCCCGGGTCATACGGGCCGTTTTACGGGTGGCCAAGCGCCATAACCTCTTCTTTTTGGACAGCAAGACCACCAACAAGTCGGTAATCCCGCAGATAGCAAAAGAATTAGGGGTGCCTTACGCGGAAGACGGCCTTTTCCTGGATGCGGTCAACGACGTGGGGCACATCAAGGAACAGCTGCGCAAGCTGGCTCAACTAGCCTTGAAAAACGGCAGTGCCATAGCTATAGGCCACGTGGGGGTAACAGGGCCCAACACCGTACGGGCGATTAAAGAGATGCTGCCGGAATTCGAGCGCCTGGGAATAGAGCTGGTCTACGTTTCTACCTTGCTGAAGCATCCTGCTAGTGCAGGTACTAAACCGGAACAAAAGGAAAATCACATGACAGAAAGCGAGCGCTAG
- a CDS encoding RNA-guided endonuclease InsQ/TnpB family protein, whose protein sequence is MAWSDKSHPHRLLLTKQFPLGLEVLPVFQPVMLAANRIWNSCAWHSRETFGQENRWPTEAELKAKFKSFAAWRELHSQSAQAVVEEYFEAVSAYRKHRENGHLEMSPPGFKPKGHLRTVTWKRQGFDVEGNTLVLKLSRKKNPIRCALPEGWNVVTLPDGTEVRGVPVEVKVKAVVRRRRVENLVLHVTLDLGVVPVCRAGAVSAYDYNSALVARAVSNGRLDLFVCRELLSLVQYRNKIIAGFQEKMSRLKEGSRRWKRCLSAKVRVLKRLDRRIRQMEHTLTKSFAGLDEAEDVAFAVVGNLRGLRCSARTGMKGKKASQKINQMAYDRLRQEQHYKNLMRGIETDTWTERNTSSTCCLCGARNPAWRRHRGLWVCGECGLVLQADLNGAANLLKQYLFGGCADRELPFALREARVWRWDGKLNRFVQVSPRAA, encoded by the coding sequence GTGGCCTGGAGCGATAAGTCACACCCTCACCGCCTCCTGCTGACTAAACAATTTCCGCTGGGCCTGGAAGTACTGCCGGTCTTCCAGCCCGTCATGCTGGCAGCAAACCGCATCTGGAACTCCTGCGCCTGGCACAGCCGCGAGACCTTCGGGCAGGAGAACCGCTGGCCGACAGAGGCAGAACTCAAGGCGAAGTTTAAATCCTTTGCCGCGTGGAGAGAGCTCCATTCCCAGTCGGCCCAGGCGGTGGTGGAGGAGTACTTCGAGGCCGTGTCTGCCTACCGGAAGCACAGGGAAAACGGCCACCTGGAAATGAGCCCGCCGGGCTTCAAGCCGAAAGGCCACCTCCGCACCGTCACCTGGAAGAGGCAGGGCTTCGACGTTGAAGGCAACACCCTTGTATTGAAGCTCTCCCGGAAGAAAAACCCAATAAGGTGTGCACTGCCCGAAGGCTGGAATGTGGTCACCCTGCCGGACGGCACAGAGGTGAGGGGCGTCCCGGTCGAGGTCAAGGTGAAGGCAGTTGTCCGCCGCCGCAGAGTGGAAAACCTGGTGCTCCACGTGACTCTCGACCTTGGAGTGGTGCCTGTTTGCCGTGCGGGTGCCGTCTCGGCCTACGACTACAACTCCGCTCTGGTGGCCCGCGCTGTATCCAATGGCCGACTCGACCTGTTTGTATGCCGGGAGCTCCTTTCCCTGGTGCAGTACAGGAACAAAATCATAGCGGGGTTCCAGGAAAAGATGAGCCGCCTAAAGGAAGGCTCCCGCAGGTGGAAGAGGTGTCTTTCCGCGAAGGTACGTGTGTTGAAGAGACTCGACCGTCGCATAAGGCAGATGGAGCACACTTTAACAAAGTCCTTCGCGGGACTGGATGAAGCAGAAGATGTAGCCTTTGCGGTGGTAGGAAACTTAAGGGGCCTGCGCTGCTCCGCCCGTACCGGAATGAAGGGCAAGAAGGCCAGTCAGAAGATCAACCAGATGGCCTACGACCGGCTCCGGCAGGAGCAGCACTACAAGAACCTCATGCGGGGCATTGAGACCGATACCTGGACGGAGAGAAACACGTCCTCCACGTGCTGTCTCTGCGGCGCCCGCAACCCCGCCTGGCGGAGGCACCGGGGCCTGTGGGTGTGCGGGGAGTGCGGGCTGGTCCTGCAGGCCGACCTGAACGGCGCGGCCAACCTCTTAAAGCAGTACCTCTTCGGTGGCTGCGCCGACAGGGAGCTACCCTTTGCCTTAAGGGAAGCGCGGGTCTGGCGCTGGGACGGGAAGCTGAACCGGTTCGTGCAAGTATCTCCAAGGGCCGCTTAA
- a CDS encoding YhcN/YlaJ family sporulation lipoprotein, with translation MWWRRLGLGVLVVVLLLSMLGVSGCPERRTPSPPATPTPTRPETKTLPTDPRELSRIATNLAHEAARVPGVNKATVAIAGNTAYVGLDLKAGLEKGRTDEVKREVATRLKKAEPRLAQVMVTTDADTYNRIKNVQDGITKGKPLSSFAHEIEEINRRMSPTT, from the coding sequence TTGTGGTGGCGGCGGTTAGGTCTGGGGGTTCTGGTAGTGGTTCTGCTCCTGAGCATGCTGGGGGTTAGCGGTTGCCCGGAACGGCGCACGCCTTCCCCGCCGGCCACTCCCACGCCAACCCGCCCGGAAACCAAGACCCTGCCCACCGATCCGCGGGAACTGAGTCGTATAGCCACTAATCTGGCTCACGAGGCTGCTCGGGTACCGGGGGTTAACAAGGCTACAGTGGCCATAGCGGGGAACACGGCCTATGTGGGGCTGGACCTGAAGGCGGGGTTAGAAAAGGGTCGGACCGATGAGGTCAAGCGGGAAGTGGCCACCCGATTGAAGAAAGCCGAACCACGCCTGGCGCAAGTGATGGTGACCACCGATGCTGACACCTACAATCGCATAAAGAACGTGCAGGATGGAATAACCAAAGGCAAACCCCTCTCCTCCTTTGCCCACGAGATTGAGGAAATCAACCGGCGCATGTCACCAACCACCTAA
- the pdaB gene encoding polysaccharide deacetylase family sporulation protein PdaB, translated as MRVFYLNLRRLKEGLLLLGGVAFIGGLVVLGLLREPAASPTSTSSSPIVYRVRTEEKLVALTFDISWGTETPPKVLDLLKKENVKCTFFLSGPWVKKYPELARRIAEDGHEIASHGHRHINLSPLPPGEIRTEISRAHETIKEVTEKTPKLIRTPNGDYNAKVLKVAKDMDYTVIQWDVDSLDWKNPGVNTIIARVLKNVRPGSIVLLHASDTCQQTHLALPAIIQGLKEKGYRMVTVSELLRYGPGVAE; from the coding sequence ATGCGGGTGTTTTACCTGAATCTCCGGCGTCTCAAAGAGGGTCTGCTCTTGCTCGGAGGAGTAGCGTTTATAGGGGGACTAGTAGTTCTTGGCCTCCTGAGAGAACCCGCCGCTTCCCCGACCAGTACCTCCTCTTCCCCCATCGTCTACCGGGTACGCACCGAGGAGAAGCTGGTGGCCCTCACCTTCGACATAAGCTGGGGGACGGAAACTCCTCCCAAGGTGCTCGATCTCCTAAAAAAAGAAAACGTTAAGTGCACCTTTTTCCTCTCTGGACCCTGGGTAAAGAAGTATCCGGAGCTGGCCCGACGGATAGCCGAGGATGGACACGAAATTGCCAGCCATGGACACCGCCACATAAACTTGAGTCCCCTTCCACCGGGAGAGATAAGGACAGAGATCAGCCGGGCCCACGAGACCATAAAAGAGGTAACGGAGAAGACCCCTAAGCTCATCCGCACGCCCAACGGCGATTACAACGCCAAGGTGCTAAAGGTGGCTAAGGATATGGACTACACGGTAATCCAGTGGGATGTGGACTCCCTTGACTGGAAAAATCCGGGAGTAAATACCATCATCGCGCGCGTCCTCAAAAACGTGCGCCCGGGGAGCATAGTGCTGCTTCACGCTAGCGACACCTGCCAGCAGACCCACCTGGCCCTTCCCGCTATCATCCAGGGGCTTAAAGAAAAAGGTTACCGCATGGTAACCGTATCGGAGCTTTTGCGGTACGGTCCGGGAGTGGCCGAATGA